GGTGTGGTGCGAGGCCAGCTCGGTGTACATGTCGTCGGAGAGCGTCGCGGTGTGGAAGTCCTCCTCGACGAGGTCGGAGGCCGGTTCCAAGCCGTCGATCCGGTAGTCCGGGCCCGTCACGCCGCCACCTCGTACTCCGCCGGATCCGGGGCAGCCAGCAGCCGGTGGTTCGGGCGAGACGGGCTGGTGGTGCACGCGCTGAACGGTCCGTCCGGTGCACGCAGTTGCATCAGCCCGGGGTCGAGGTGGTCGCGGTGCCACAGGGAGGGCCCGGCGAGCCCGGCCTCGGCATCGGTGAACTGCTGCCAGGCCAGCCACAGCGCATGCAGCCGGGCAACCGCCTCGGGGTGCTCGGTCCACTGCTGACACCAGGGGCGGGTGGAGGTGATCTCGCGGCCGTAGACCGGCAGCAGCAGGTCCTCCACCCACACCTTCAGCGCCGCCAGCTCCTCGCCATACGCCTGGCCGGCCATCGCCAGAATGAACACGGAAGACGCCTCGCCCGGGCCAGCCTCGCTGCTTGGAGTTGTAACGGCTCCCCGGCCGGGCCCTCCCGCCTCGTCGGCGGGCGGCGACGGCTGCTCGTCGGTGAGACGGGCGAGGGTCTCGCCCTGCTTGCGGGTCTCGGCGACCAGGCCACTGACCGTGGAGACGAGGTCGTCCAGGTTGTGGTCCGGTATCCGCACCGGCTCGTTCTCGTGGGCGGACTCCAACATCGAAATCCCCTTCGTCGCTCGGGTGTTGGAGCGTCGAGGATCCGCAGAACGACCGGTTTGGCCCGGCCGG
This sequence is a window from Streptomyces sp. NBC_01775. Protein-coding genes within it:
- a CDS encoding DUF4913 domain-containing protein; its protein translation is MLESAHENEPVRIPDHNLDDLVSTVSGLVAETRKQGETLARLTDEQPSPPADEAGGPGRGAVTTPSSEAGPGEASSVFILAMAGQAYGEELAALKVWVEDLLLPVYGREITSTRPWCQQWTEHPEAVARLHALWLAWQQFTDAEAGLAGPSLWHRDHLDPGLMQLRAPDGPFSACTTSPSRPNHRLLAAPDPAEYEVAA